CGATGCCGCGCCACAAGCTGCGTGCTGCGCGCGCGCGGCGCAAGCGGGCGGGCAGGGGTCATCTCGATCCCGTCGGAGATGGCGGCGGGCAGCAGCATCTCGATCTCGCGCAGCGCCTCGTCATCCAGCGATTGCTTCGCCTGCGTCCCCAGATAGAGGGATTCCACCAGAAACCCGTTGCCGTCGATGATCTCGTGACCCTCGAACAGGATATGCCAATATTCGATCTCGGCGAGGCTGTCATCGCGCGCGATCCCCGGCAGTCCGGTCAGCCCCTTGGCCGGAACCAGCACCTGCCGCTGGCCGAACATGCGCGCCGCCACAGCCGAATCCAGGAGCAGGCGGTGATGCGGCGAGACATGGAGATCGGGGCCGGCATCCTGATCCAGAGCCTCGCTGCTGATCCGCAGCGGCCGCCATTCGGGATGATCCTTCAGTTGGGACGGGCCGAGCCGCCGCATGCCGATCCAGAGGATCTTCTGCATGCCGTGATCCAGCGTCCAGACCATGTCGCCGCGCCGCAGGCTCTCGACCGGGGCGGTGCCGGAGGCGGTTCTGATCATGGTTCCCCGCGCGATGCAGACCGGCTGGTGGACGCCGTCGCCATAGAGGTTTGGCCGGAAGTAATCTCGGGAGGTTTCGCGGTATTCCCCCAGTGTCAGGCTCGCGATCCGTGTGTCATATTTCGAGATATGGGATTGCAGGTCATAGATTTCGAACCTGCCGAGGTCGAGATAGGTATCCCCGTTGCCGAGCGTGCGCGCCTGGATGTCCAGCTTCAGCTGTGAGCCGTCCTTGAAGGTCAGCACCGAATCCCGATACTCTGCCATGTCGCTGATATTGGCCGAGCTGCCGCGATAATCCGTGCCGGGAACCGATGCGATCTGGACCGTGTCCTGCTGCGCCCCGGTTGTGAATTCCGAAACCTCGATACGCCTGTTGTCGTTGGCGTCGAAGTTATGCGCCTCTGTCGTGTAGCCATAATGGGCGTCATCGGCGTTTCCGCCCGTCATGTGAGGGTCGATATTGAAGGTCATGCCTTCCTGATCCTCACCCCATTCCTGGTCCATCTGGAGATCGAGCCCGATGACGAACTTGTCCGATGTGATCTGCATCTTTGCGTTTCCTTGCGAGTGATATGTTGCGTTCGGCGGGCAGGACTGGTGGGTGGTATGGGCCAAATTACCGGCCACAGGCTGGGCTGCCTACATGAATTTGCAAGCAAATTTAATAACTTAATTAAGATTCGGTTAACGCGGGCGGTCTCCGCGACGGAATTTCTGGCGCCGCGACCTTTTTACGCCGCGCGGGAATGCCCATGTTGCGGCAATGGTGTCGTCTGGCACCGCCGGAGACGGCAAAAGCGTCATCTCCCGGAAAAACCGAAACAATCGCTTGCCCTTCGAAGGCACCGCCTTTATAGAAGCGCATCTCGCGATTCTGGCTTTCCGGAAACGCGCGTTCATCATTAACTCCACCGGAACGAGGGTGACCCGTCATGGGCCCTCCGGTGATGTTGAAAGGAAGAGGCGCAATGAAAGCGCAGGAACTGAAAGACAAGACGCCCGAGCAGCTGAACGAGCAGCTCGTGTCGCTGAAGAAGGAAGCCTTCAATCTTCGCTTCCAGCAGGCCACCGGCCAGCTTGAATCCACCGCCCGGATGCGCGCGGTGCGCCGCGACGTGGCGCGTGTGAAGACCGTTTTGAACCAGAAAGCGGCCGACGCCGCGTCGTCGAAGTAAGGGGAACCGATATGCCCAAACGCATCCTGCAAGGCACCGTGACCTCGGACAAGAACAACCAGACCGTCACCGTTCTGGTCGAGCGTCGCTTCAAGCATCCGCTGCTGCACAAGACCGTGCGGCTGTCGAAGAAATACCGCGCCCATGACGCGGAAAACCAGTTCAAGGTCGGGGATACCGTTCGCATCGTCGAATGCGCCCCGGTCTCGAAAACCAAACGCTGGACGGTGCTGACGGAGGACGCGCAAGCGTCCGCCTGAGTCCGGCATAAATTCGAAACCCTGGGGCGACTTGCATCGTCGTCCCCAAAGGTCGGGAGTTAACCATGATCCAGATGCAGACCAATCTGGATGTCGCTGACAATTCCGGAGCCCGGAAGGTTCAGTGCATCAAGGTTCTGGGTGGTTCGCACCGTCGCTATGCGTCGGTGGGCGACATCATTGTCGTATCCGTCAAGGAAGCCATCCCGCGCGGTCGCGTGAAGAAAGGCGATGTCCGCAAGGCCGTCGTCGTGCGCACCGCCAAGGAAGTGAAACGCGAAGACGGCACCTCGATCCGCTTCGACCAGAACGCCGCCGTCATTCTGAACAACCAGAACGAGCCGGTCGGCACCCGTATCTTCGGGCCGGTCGTGCGCGAGCTGCGTGCCAAGAACTTCATGAAGATCATCTCGCTCGCTCCGGAGGTGCTGTGATGGCTGCCAAGCTGAAGAAGGGCGACAAGGTCGTCGTGCTCGCCGGCAAGGACAAGGGCAAGCAGGGTGAAATTACCCAGATCATGCCCAAGGACGGCAAGGCGGTCGTGGACGGCGTGAATATCGCGCTGCGCCATACCCGTCAGTCGCAGAGCAGCCAGGGCGGCCGTGTTCCCAAGAACATGCCGATCGACCTGTCGAATCTGGCTCTGCTGGACAAGAACGGCAAAGCGACCCGTGTCGGCTTCCGCGAGGAAGACGGCAAGAAGGTCCGTTTCGCCAAGACCACGGGAGACGTGATCTGATGCTGGACGAATCCAAGTACACGCCGCGTCTGCGCCAGCAGTTCCGCGACAAGATCAAGGCCGCTCTGAAGGAAGAGTTCGGCTATAAGAACGACATGCAGATCCCGAAGCTCGACAAGATCGTGCTGAACATGGGCATCGGCGAGGCGGTCAAGGACACCAAGAAGGTCAAGCAGGGCGCGGAAGAGCTGTCGCTCATCGCGGGCCAGAAGGCTGTCACGACCAAGGCGAAGAATTCGATCGCCGGCTTCCGCGTCCGCGAGGACATGCCGCTTGGCGCCAAGGTGACGCTGCGGGGCGACCGGATGTATGAATTCCTCGATCGCCTGATCAACATCGCGCTGCCGCGCGTCCGCGACTTCCGCGGCGTGAAGGGCACGGCGTTTGACGGCCGCGGCAATTACGCCATGGGCCTCAAGGAACATATCGTGTTCCCGGAAATCAACTTCGACCAGGTCGACGAAGTTCTGGGGATGGACATCATCATCTGCACCACCGCGAAGACCGACGCGGAAGCGAAGGCGCTGTTGAAGCATTTCAACATGCCGTTCAACAGCTGATCGCGGAGGGAAAGAAGATATGGCTAAGAAATCCATGATTGAGCGCGAAAAGAAGCGCCAGCGCCTGGTCGAGAAATACGCCGACAAGCGCGCCGAGCTGAACGAGATCATCCACGATCAGGAACGCCCGATGGAAGAGCGCTTCAAGGCGACTCTGAAACTGGCCGAACTGCCGCGCAATTCGTCGCCGACGCGCCTGCATAACCGGTGCCAGCTCACCGGTCGTCCGCATGCGTATTACCGCAAACTGAAACTCAGCCGGATCATGCTGCGCGAGCTTGGCGCTCAGGGCGCGATCCCGGGCCTGGTCAAATCGAGCTGGTAAGGGGGCGACAATGAATATGAACGATCCTCTCGGCGATATGCTGACCCGCATCCGCAACTCGCAGCTGCGCGGCAAATCGACCGTCCGCACGCCGGCGTCCAAGCTGCGTGGCTGGGTGCTGGATGTGCTCCAGTCCGAAGGCTATATCCGCGGCTATGAAGAAGTCACCACCGAGGCCGGCCACAAGGAGCTGGAAATCTCGCTGAAATACTTCGACGGCCAGCCGGTCATCCGCGAACTGTCCCGTGTGTCCAAGCCGGGCCGCCGCGTCTATGCCGGTGCCAAGGAAATTCCGCAGGTCCGCCAGGGTCTGGGCGTTTCCATCGTCTCGACGCCGAAAGGCGTGATGTCGGATGCAAATGCACGCAACGCCAATGTCGGCGGTGAAGTGCTCTGCACCGTATTCTAAGGAGGGCAGCATGTCTCGTATTGGTAAACGACCGGTCGAACTGCCCCAGGGCGTGACGGCCGAGATCAAAGGTCAGACGATCGAGGTGAAGGGGCCGAAAGGCACCCGCAGCTTCACCGCGAATGACGATGTCGAGCTGAAGATGGAAGAGGGCAATGTTGTCGTCTCTCCGCGCGGGCTGTCCAAGCGCGCGCGCCAGCAATGGGGCATGACGCGCTCGATGGTCCAGAACCTGGCCACCGGCGTGTCGGAAGGCTTCAAGAAAGAGCTGGAAATCCAGGGCGTCGGCTATCGCGCGCAGATGCAGGGCAAGACCCTGAAACTGTCGCTCGGCTATTCGCATGAGGTGAATTTCGAAACGCCCGACGGCGTGACGATCACCGCGCCGAAGCAGACCGAAATCGTTGTGGAAGGCATCGATCAGCAGCAGGTTGGTCAGGTTGCCGCGAATATCCGCGAGTGGCGCACGCCCGAGCCCTATAAGGGCAAGGGGATCCGCTACAAGGGCGAATATATCTTCCGCAAGGAAGGCAAGAAGAAGTAAGGGGCGCAGAAATGGCACTGAAAAAGAGAGATCTGTTCCTCAAGCGCCGCCTGCGCAACCGGAACAAGCTGCGCGCGGAAGGCTCTGGCCGCCCGCGCCTGTCGGTTCACCGTTCGTCGAAGAACATCTCGGTCCAGCTGATCGACGACGTCCAGGGGCGCACCCTGGCCGCCGCCTCGACGCTGGAAAAGGATCTCGGCGTGGTGGGCAAGAACAATGTCGAAGCGGCGGCCAAGGTCGGCGCGGCGATTGCGGAACGGGCCAAGAAGGCCGGTGTCGAAGAAGTCGTCTTCGACCGTGGCGGATTCCTGTTCCACGGCAAGGTCAAGGCGCTTGCCGACGCAGCCCGCGAAGGCGGTCTGAAGTTCTGAGACCTGTGGGCGGCGATCTCGCCGTCCCGATGATCCGGGGGCAGGGGGCTTCGGCCGGCCTGCCCACCTGGATTGAGTTCAACGGCGTCGCCACGAAGCGCGCCACCATGTGAAGGAATGCCGAATGGCAGAACGTGATAACCGCCGGGGCGGCCGCCGCGATCAGCGCGACGAGACCCCCGAATTCGCCGACCGTCTGGTCGCGATCAACCGTGTGTCCAAGACCGTCAAGGGTGGTAAGCGCTTCGGCTTTGCCGCTCTGGTCGTCGTGGGCGATCAGCGGGGCCGTGTCGGCTTCGGCAAGGGCAAGGCCAAAGAGGTGCCCGAGGCGATCCGCAAGGCGACCGAACAGGCCAAGCGCAACATGATCCGCGTGCCGCTGCGCGACGGGCGCACGCTGCACCACGACACCACCGGCCGCCACGGCGCGGGCCGCGTCGTGATGCGCACCGCCGTTCCGGGGACCGGGATCATCGCCGGTGGTCCGATGCGCGCCGTGTTCGAGATGCTGGGCGTTCAGGACGTCGTGGCGAAATCGCTGGGCTCGCAGAACCCCTATAACATGATCCGCGCCACGCTGGACGGTCTGAAATCCGAAGCCTCGCCGCGCTCGGTCGCGCAGCGTCGCGGCAAGAAGGTCGCCGACATCCTGCCCTCGCAGGACAAGGCTCCGGAAGCGGAAGCCGGCACCGACGCGACCGTCACTTCGGCGCAGGCGTAAGGAGTTAGGCATATGGCAAAGACCATCGTCGTCAAGCAGATCGGCAGCCCGATCCGCCGCCCCGCCATCCAGCGTGAGACGCTGAAAGGGCTGGGCCTGAACAAGATGAACCGCACCCGCGAGCTGGAAGACACGCCCGCGATCCGGGGCATGGTGGCGAAGATCCCGCATCTCGCGACCATCATCGAAGAAAAGAACTGAGGATCAGGCCGGGGCGACCCGGCCTTTTTCTTTGCAGTCAAGACCCGGACCCTGAATTGAAGAAAATCGGCAGTCTCAGAGCCCTCGACGCGCTTGGTCGGGTTCAGCTGTCAGGCTCGTTCTTCATGCGCGAGTTTCTCTATAGTGAAGTCGCGGCCCATCACGGAATGCCCAACATCCCCGACGATCCAGAGCTGGCCATCGCCGCGGGCAAGGCGCTTTGCGAAAACCTCCTCGAGCCATTGCAGGCCACATTCGGACGGATCGTGATACGCTCGGCCTATCGCTCATCGACGGTGAACGCTTTCTGCAATGCACAGCGGCGCGCCGGAAAGCCGGGCTATAGCTGCGCCTCGAATGAATCCAACCATGCCGCGCATATTTGGGATCGCCGTGACGCCGAAGGGAATATGGGGGCGACCGCCTGTATCGTCATCCCCTGGTTTGCCCGGCGCTATCAGGCGGGTGCCGACTGGCGGGCGCTCGCCTGGTGGATTCATGACCATCTGCCATATTCCTCGATGTATTTCTTCCCGCGTCTTGCGGCGTTCAACCTCAACTGGCGTGAAAACCCTCTGCGCGAGATCCGCAGCTATGTCGCCCCCAAGGGCAAGCTGACCGGTCCGGGCATGAGCGGGCATGAGGGCAGCCATGCCCAATTCTACGAAGGCTGGCCGGTTCTGGCCGTCCCGGAGCCGACCGGCTGAGGCCACCACCATTCCCCGCAAACCCTTCCTTTATGAACCGCTCAACCGGCTGAAGCCGCTGGCGGAGGATCTGTGGATCGTGGACGGGCCGCGCATTTCGATGAATGTCGGCCCGTTCCGCACCCCGTTTCCCACTCGCATGACCGTGATCCGGCTGCCCGAGGGGGTGTTTCTGCACTCTCCCATCGCCTTCGATGCGGGGCTGGCAGAAGCGGTGGCAGCGCTCGGCCCGGTGCGCTGGCTGATCGCGCCGAACCTGATCCACTACGCCTCGGTCCAGCCCTGGCTCAATGCCTTCCCCGAAGCAGAAAGCTGGGCGTCGACGGAATCGAGGCGCGGGCTGCGCGGCATCGCATCCCGATCACGATCCACCACCGGCTCGGAGGTGCCGCGCCTTGGGCCGGCCAGATCGAGGAAATCCCGGTCCGTTCGCGCTTCATGGATGAGGTCGAATTCTTTCACCATCCCAGCCGCACCCTGATCCTGACCGATCTGATCGAGGCGTTTTCGCCGCAGCGCATCGGCCCGCTATGGCGGCTGATCTATCGCCTTGCGGGCAATCTGGGACCGATCGGCGGGGGCGCCGCGCGATTTCCGGCTGACCTTTCGCGGCCACATGCCCGCCGCCCGCGCCGCCGCGCAGCGCATGGTCGCGCTTCAGCCCGAACGTGTGATCATCGCCCATGGCGACTGCTATCTGGAAGATGCGCCCGACAGGCTGCGGCGTGGCCTTGGCTGGCTGCTGCGCTGAGCGCGACGGGCAGACCTTGCCGAACAGGCGGGGATTGGGACCAGCTCTGGATAAACTGGGAACGTGAAGCAGATCACCTTGCAACGCACACACACATAACACATCCAGAGCCAGTCCCGAGAGGAGGGCCCCATATGCCAGTGTCTGCGCTGAAACGGGCCAGGCCCGCCGGATCGTCCCTTACGTCAGCATCTTTGCGGGCTTGGCGGCACCGCAGCTTCTCAGACCCTTGTTAACTTGCACATATTTCGAGGGTTGGCAAGATTCCGCCGATCAAGTTTTCTTAATTTTTTCTGTCGGGGACCGCGCTGCCTGTTGCGGAAGCAAGTGCCCTGCTTGACCCCGCGGCGATTTCTCTGTAGCGACCCACGGTGCCTTGCCATAGGCACGCGACTCACAACCAAGAAACGCCGTGTTCGTCCCTTTCGCTTCGCGGGACGTCTCCGGCATCAGGAGAAGCGATATGAAACTGCATGAACTCCGCGACAATGAAGGCGCGAACCAGAAGAAAAAGCGCGTGGCGCGCGGCCCCGGCTCGGGGAAGGGCAAGACCGCCGGGCGCGGCATCAAGGGTCAGACCTCGCGTTCGGGCGTGGCGCTGAACGGCTATGAAGGCGGCCAGATGCCGCTGTATCGCCGCCTGCCCAAGCGCGGCTTTTCCAATCCAAACCGCCTGAAATTCGCCGTGGTCAATCTGGGCCAGCTGCAAGGCTTCATCGACGCCGGCAAACTTGACGCCAAGGGCGCCGTCACCGCCGACACGCTGCTTGAGGCCGGTGTCATCCGCCGCAAGCTGGACGGCGTGCGTCTGCTGGGCAATGGCGAGCTGAAGGCGAAGCTGGACCTGACCGTCGCCGGTGCCTCGAAATCGGCCATCGAAGCGGTCGAGAAAGCAGGCGGCAAGGTCACCGTCACCACCCCGGCCCGCCAAGAAGCCGCGGCCGAGTGATTGTGCTTGTGAGGGGACGCCCGTCCCCTTACATACACAACCGAGTTTTCCTTTCGCGCCGCGGGATCTCATCAGGTCCGGCGGCGCTGACATGATACGACCCGCAATCTGGGGGCACTTACATGGCGTCAGCCGCAGAACAGATGGCCGCGAACCTCTCCTGGGGGGCGCTCGGCAAGGCCACGGAACTTCGTCAGCGAATCTGGTTCACCCTCGGGTTGCTGATCATCTACCGCCTCGGCACCTATATTCCGGTTCCCGGCATCGACGGGGCCGCGCTGCGCAACTTCATGGAGCAGGCGGGTTCCGGCATCGGCGGTATGCTGTCCATGTTCACCGGCGGCGCGCTGGGCCGGATGGGTGTCTTTGCGCTCGGCATCATGCCCTATATCTCGGCCTCGATCATCGTGCAGCTTCTGGCCTCGATGGTGCCCGCGCTCGAACAGATGAAAAAGGAAGGCGAGCAGGGCCGCAAGAAGATCAACCAGTATACCCGCTATGCCACGGTGGCGCTGGCGCTGTTCCAGGCTTACGGGCTTGCGCGCAGCCTCGAAGCGGGCGGGCTGGCCCATGATCCCGGCGCCTTCTTCCAGGCATCGGTGGTCATTACGCTGGTCGGCGGCACCATGTTCCTGATGTGGCTCGGCGAACAGATCACCGCGCGCGGTATCGGCAACGGCATCTCG
This genomic window from Paracoccus sediminicola contains:
- a CDS encoding Hint domain-containing protein gives rise to the protein MQITSDKFVIGLDLQMDQEWGEDQEGMTFNIDPHMTGGNADDAHYGYTTEAHNFDANDNRRIEVSEFTTGAQQDTVQIASVPGTDYRGSSANISDMAEYRDSVLTFKDGSQLKLDIQARTLGNGDTYLDLGRFEIYDLQSHISKYDTRIASLTLGEYRETSRDYFRPNLYGDGVHQPVCIARGTMIRTASGTAPVESLRRGDMVWTLDHGMQKILWIGMRRLGPSQLKDHPEWRPLRISSEALDQDAGPDLHVSPHHRLLLDSAVAARMFGQRQVLVPAKGLTGLPGIARDDSLAEIEYWHILFEGHEIIDGNGFLVESLYLGTQAKQSLDDEALREIEMLLPAAISDGIEMTPARPLAPRARSTQLVARHRKNGIPLAQRAPSEAALPSASLSRPEAGGTAMRHC
- the rpmC gene encoding 50S ribosomal protein L29 encodes the protein MKAQELKDKTPEQLNEQLVSLKKEAFNLRFQQATGQLESTARMRAVRRDVARVKTVLNQKAADAASSK
- the rpsQ gene encoding 30S ribosomal protein S17, which gives rise to MPKRILQGTVTSDKNNQTVTVLVERRFKHPLLHKTVRLSKKYRAHDAENQFKVGDTVRIVECAPVSKTKRWTVLTEDAQASA
- the rplN gene encoding 50S ribosomal protein L14, with the protein product MIQMQTNLDVADNSGARKVQCIKVLGGSHRRYASVGDIIVVSVKEAIPRGRVKKGDVRKAVVVRTAKEVKREDGTSIRFDQNAAVILNNQNEPVGTRIFGPVVRELRAKNFMKIISLAPEVL
- the rplX gene encoding 50S ribosomal protein L24, whose translation is MAAKLKKGDKVVVLAGKDKGKQGEITQIMPKDGKAVVDGVNIALRHTRQSQSSQGGRVPKNMPIDLSNLALLDKNGKATRVGFREEDGKKVRFAKTTGDVI
- the rplE gene encoding 50S ribosomal protein L5, with protein sequence MLDESKYTPRLRQQFRDKIKAALKEEFGYKNDMQIPKLDKIVLNMGIGEAVKDTKKVKQGAEELSLIAGQKAVTTKAKNSIAGFRVREDMPLGAKVTLRGDRMYEFLDRLINIALPRVRDFRGVKGTAFDGRGNYAMGLKEHIVFPEINFDQVDEVLGMDIIICTTAKTDAEAKALLKHFNMPFNS
- the rpsN gene encoding 30S ribosomal protein S14; this translates as MAKKSMIEREKKRQRLVEKYADKRAELNEIIHDQERPMEERFKATLKLAELPRNSSPTRLHNRCQLTGRPHAYYRKLKLSRIMLRELGAQGAIPGLVKSSW
- the rpsH gene encoding 30S ribosomal protein S8; translated protein: MNMNDPLGDMLTRIRNSQLRGKSTVRTPASKLRGWVLDVLQSEGYIRGYEEVTTEAGHKELEISLKYFDGQPVIRELSRVSKPGRRVYAGAKEIPQVRQGLGVSIVSTPKGVMSDANARNANVGGEVLCTVF
- the rplF gene encoding 50S ribosomal protein L6: MSRIGKRPVELPQGVTAEIKGQTIEVKGPKGTRSFTANDDVELKMEEGNVVVSPRGLSKRARQQWGMTRSMVQNLATGVSEGFKKELEIQGVGYRAQMQGKTLKLSLGYSHEVNFETPDGVTITAPKQTEIVVEGIDQQQVGQVAANIREWRTPEPYKGKGIRYKGEYIFRKEGKKK
- the rplR gene encoding 50S ribosomal protein L18, with translation MALKKRDLFLKRRLRNRNKLRAEGSGRPRLSVHRSSKNISVQLIDDVQGRTLAAASTLEKDLGVVGKNNVEAAAKVGAAIAERAKKAGVEEVVFDRGGFLFHGKVKALADAAREGGLKF
- the rpsE gene encoding 30S ribosomal protein S5; amino-acid sequence: MAERDNRRGGRRDQRDETPEFADRLVAINRVSKTVKGGKRFGFAALVVVGDQRGRVGFGKGKAKEVPEAIRKATEQAKRNMIRVPLRDGRTLHHDTTGRHGAGRVVMRTAVPGTGIIAGGPMRAVFEMLGVQDVVAKSLGSQNPYNMIRATLDGLKSEASPRSVAQRRGKKVADILPSQDKAPEAEAGTDATVTSAQA
- the rpmD gene encoding 50S ribosomal protein L30 codes for the protein MAKTIVVKQIGSPIRRPAIQRETLKGLGLNKMNRTRELEDTPAIRGMVAKIPHLATIIEEKN
- the rplO gene encoding 50S ribosomal protein L15, which produces MKLHELRDNEGANQKKKRVARGPGSGKGKTAGRGIKGQTSRSGVALNGYEGGQMPLYRRLPKRGFSNPNRLKFAVVNLGQLQGFIDAGKLDAKGAVTADTLLEAGVIRRKLDGVRLLGNGELKAKLDLTVAGASKSAIEAVEKAGGKVTVTTPARQEAAAE